A window of Eriocheir sinensis breed Jianghai 21 chromosome 63, ASM2467909v1, whole genome shotgun sequence contains these coding sequences:
- the LOC126986862 gene encoding trichohyalin-like: MPPFWLLCVALWIRIVGCPAMEEGDGAPLPIALVEARPWSVSKVHTHSHPLPGQDLREADYVVDQPLHRDTHLDPQEDDPSPSHRYRYKRYVKKVRRRQIKLARRLKARQRRAQTRLRKMRRTVMLRRKQLRRRYCLQTKRLAQQRCRTRRVRPQCIKQRRHRQQRLRQRKIQRQRLRQRGLQKQRLRQRWLQRKRLRQRRLQQQRLKQIRLQRQRLRQRKLQNQRLRQRRLQYQRLRQRRLQQQRLRQRRLQHQRLRQRRPQQQRLRQRRLQHQRLRQRRTRQQRLRQMWLQKQRLRKRKIQKQRFRQRRLQQRRLRQRGLQQKRLRRRYLQHRQQRRRQQIRYQHRRRQKHKSRAFKLRKLKCVEKQRLKRRRNQKRRLRLRKQRRRRRLRKSFKRKLLQRKCLKRKLVKRQLRKERQNCRRRLKQKLLKQRRLLRKLLMKSDPAKTSDAEDLLSERERTQHRIQRLSDILKRRRSGREKQQDSLNLPAQTNVHCPLQKLVNCSQTGNASMCVEVYDSYHMDRKCPGAILVA, from the exons ATGCCCCCATTCTGGCTTCTCTGCGTGGCTTTGTGGATCAGGATCGTTGGCTGCCCAGcaatggaggaaggggatggcGCCCCGCTCCCCATCGCTCTAGTGGAGGCCCGGCCCTGGAGTGTGAGCAAGGTCCACACGCACAGCCACCCTCTGCCGGGCCAGGACCTGCGGGAGGCGGACTACGTAGTGGACCAGCCGTTGCACCGCGACACCCACCTTGACCCCCAAGAAGAcgacccttctccctcccacagGTATCGATATAAACGCTATGTCAAGAAAGTACGTCGAAGACAAATCAAGCTTGCCCGGCGACTAAAGGCACGCCAGCGACGAGCACAAACTCGCCTAAGAAAAATGCGCCGCACCGTGATGCTTCGCAGAAAACAGCTTCGTAGACGATATTGCCTTCAGACTAAGCGCCTAGCACAGCAGCGTTGCAGGACACGTAGAGTTCGACCGCAGTGCATCAAACAACGAAGGCATCGACAGCAGCGCCTCCGACAAAGAAAGATTCAAAGGCAGCGCCTTAGACAACGAGGGCTTCAAAAGCAGCGCCTCCGACAACGATGGCTTCAACGGAAGCGCCTTAGGCAACGAAGACTTCAACAGCAGCGCCTCAAACAAATACGGCTTCAACGGCAGCGCCTTAGACAAAGAAAGCTTCAAAACCAGCGCCTTAGACAACGAAGGCTTCAATACCAGCGCCTTAGACAACGAAGGCTTCA ACAGCAGCGCCTTAGACAACGAAGGCTTCAGCATCAGCGCCTTAGACAACGAAGGCCTCAACAGCAGCGCCTAAGACAACGAAGGCTTCAGCATCAGCGCCTTAGACAACGAAGGACTAGACAGCAGCGCCTTAGACAAATGTGGCTTCAAAAGCAGCGCCTCCGAAAACGAAAGATCCAAAAGCAACGTTTCAGACAACGAAGGCTTCAACAGCGGCGCCTCAGGCAACGAGGACTTCAGCAGAAGCGCCTCAGGCGACGATATCTGCAGCATCGTCAACAGCGTCGCCGGCAGCAAATACGCTATCAACATCGCCGCAGACAAAAACATAAGAGTCGTGCATTTAAACTCAGAAAGCTAAAGTGTGTTGAGAAGCAACGCTTAAAGCGAAGGCGTAATCAAAAGCGACGTCTGCGTCTCAGAAagcaacgccgccgccgccgcctccggaAGTCTTTCAAACGGAAGCTGTTGCAGAGGAAGTGTCTTAAAAGGAAGCTCGTCAAACGACAGCTGCGTAAAGAGAGACAAAACTGCCGACGACGTCTCAAACAAAAGCTCCTGAAACAAAGACGCCTCTTGCGTAAGCTGCTAATGAAGTCGGATCCGGCAAAGACGAGCGACGCAGAGGACCTTCTCTCAGAAAGGGAACGCACCCAACATCGGATTCAGCGACTTTCTGATATACTCAAGCGGCGCCGCAGCGGCCGGGAGAAACAACAAGACTCCCTTAATCTGCCTGCCCAGACCAACGTGCACTGCCCCCTCCAGAAGCTCGTGAACTGCAGCCAGACGGGCAACGCCAGCATGTGTGTGGAGGTGTACGATAGCTACCACATGGACCGCAAGTGTCCCGGAGCCATACTCGTGGCCTGA